The DNA region ACCGTGTAGACTCTTTCAAAAAAATTAGCATTATCGGCATTCGACATAGTACTGTAAAATTAAATATTTCACTAATGCAAAATTATCCAACAAAAAAAGCTTTGTAATAATGTTGTAAAATATTAACCAAAGCCAAAATAGCGACTAGACCTGTAATACTTCCAATAATAACATTCATATTACGAAGAAGATAATCAGCCTTAGTTTCAATTTTTTGAAAAAAAGAATGTATAAATAGAAAACAAGAAACGAACCTATAACTGCTCCACTTACAAAAATTAAAATTGAAGTAAGATCAAAAGAAAAAAGAGCATACGATGACAAGGAAACACTGATAAAAACATAGTAGGGTATTGGGAAAAAATTCAATGCCGATAAAAACATCCCTAAAAAGAAACGTTTCTTGGTACTGTGTTTTTTCAACTTGGGTTTCTTTAGTTTAGGCGTTTTGGCTAACCAAAAAAAATAGACTGTTAAAGCCGTAAAAACCACAAAGCCAACTTCACGCAATAGCAAAACAATATCAGGTCTACTGTTGATAATTTGAGCAAACAAAACAGCGAGATAAACCTGTAGAAATATAACCACAACGGCACCTGAAACAAACCAAAAAGCATGACGCCTTCCGTCTTTCATATTTACTTTGGCCGCAGTCATATTTAACAAACCTGGAGGAATAATTCCTATAAAGGCAGAAATAAAACCAGATAACAAGGATACAATTATATTCATAAGCCTTACTTACAGGAATACCCAAAACATCTTATATCAGAAAGGCTTTAGTCTTTAATCTTAAAACGGATATAGGTGATTGCTTTATTAATTTCTAAATATTGTTTTTCGTAAAAAGTTTGAAAAGCAGTAACTTCCTCAGGACTACCTTCGTTCACATACACATTATGATTAGCATACAAAACCTCATGACCCTCTCCGTGCAACAATCCTAATGTATAACCGTGCATAAATTCGCTATCGGTTTTAAGATTGACTACTCCGTCTTTTTTAAGGATTTTTTTATACAATTGTAAAAACTGTGAATTAGTCATTCTGTGTTTGGTACGCTTGTATTTGATTTGTGGATCCGGGAAAGTAATCCAGATTTCGTCCACTTCATTTTCAGCAAAAATATGATTAATCAATTCGATTTGAGTACGAACAAAGGCTACATTACGCAAACCTGTTTCAACAGCTGTTTTTGCACCGCGCCAAAAACGGGCTCCTTTAATATCAATACCAATAAAGTTTTTGTTAGGATATCTTTCGGCTAAACCTACAGAATACTCCCCTTTTCCACAACCTAATTCCAATACGATAGGATTGTCATTTTTAAAGAAGTCCGTATTCCATTTCCCTTTTAAAGAAAATAAATCACCTACTACTTCTTCTCTAGTTGGTTGAAAAACATTATTGAATGTCTCGTTCTCTTTGAATCGTTTTAATTTATTTTTACTTCCCACTGTTTTTAAAATATTTGCGCAAAATTAAGCAAATAAATAAGACCTAGGACAAGCTTTTATAAATAAAAACTTGCCCTAGTTAATAATGTGGTTAGTTTAAAAACTTATTCAGCACACTCTATAGGAAATAGAGTTTCGTCGTGTTGTGACAAATCAAGCCCCATAATCTCAGCTTCTTCAGAAACACGCATTGGGATAATTTTGTCTGTAATTTTAAATAACAAATAAGCACCAAAGAAAGTATAAATAGAAACCAGCAATAAAGCGGTCATATGGTGACTAAAAACACCCCATCCACCGTGAAGCAAACTTGCATCCTCTCCATGAGCAAAAATAGCGGTTAAAATCATCCCCATGATCCCTCCTACACCATGACAAGCAAATACATCTAAGGTATCATCAATACCTTTTAAATATTTAGAGTACACAATTTTATTAGATACCAAAGCCGCTATAAATCCAAAAAACATACTCTCTGGAACCGATACATAACCTGCTGCAGGAGTAATAGAAACCAATCCTACCACTGCTCCAATACAAGCACCCAGAGCAGAAACTTTTCGACCATTAATTCGATCAAAGAAAATCCAAGTAAGCATAGCTGCAGCAGATGCTGTAGTAGTAGTCCCAAATGCCATTGCAGCAACACCATTAGCCTCCATTGATGAACCGGCATTGAAACCTATCCACCCAAACCAAAGCATACCTGTCCCTAATAAAACAAAAGGAATATTTGTAGGCACATGATTGCTGTTTTTTCTTTTACCTAAAACTAAAACCCCAGCCAAAGCTGCAAATCCAGCACTCATATGTACTACAGTTCCTCCTGCAAAATCTTTTACACCAAAGAAAGACCCTAAAATCCCTGTTGGGTACCAAACTGCATGACACAAAGGAGAATAGATAAAAATACTAAACAAACAAATGAATAATAAGTAGGAAATAAAGCGAACACGTTCAGCAAAAGAACCTGTAATAATAGCTGGTGCTATGATTGCAAATTTCATTTGGAATAAAGAAAAAAGCATGAAAGGCACCGTACTAGCAATCAACTTATGAGGTAACACACCTACGTAATCTAAAAACACAAAAGTTGTTGGATCACCTACAAAACTATAGAATCCATCTCCTATATGAATCCCTAACGGCTCTCCAAAGGCCAAACTAAAGCCTACAACAACCCAAATTAGAGTAACTACACCCATGCAAATAAAACTTTGCAGCATCGTAGAAATCACATTTTTCTTTCCTACCATACCGCCGTAAAAAAAGGCCAAACCAGGCGTCATAATAAGTACCAAACAACAAGAAGTAAGCATCCAAGCAACATCGGCAGGTACGATTTGTTCGATTGTCCCAAATTGGGAATGTACAGCCTCAGGTTCTAAGGGTACTTGCCAAAAAAGTCCCGAAATACAAACAATACTAATTACAACAAAAGAAATGATCCAACGCTTCTCAATTTTCATATTTTCTTAGTTTAACCCATTAATTTATGGGGGCAAATTTAAAAATAATTTACATTTCAAACACTTGACCATATAAAATAAGGAACTCTACAACAAAAACCCCATTTTGAACTTTTTAAAAATAATTTCGTTAAAAAAAATTAGCTCTTTCAAAGAATATAACATTTTTATAAGCCAAATTCTAGCACACTCACATTTGAATTCGTAATAAAAAAACAGCTATTATGTAAAACAATCCGAAAAAATTGTAATTTACTATTCCATAAATTCATCTTACTTTGTTTAAAACATTTGGATTAAACTTAAAACCGTTCGTATGAAAAAAATAATCCTTTCCTCCAGCCTTATTATAATTGCAATCTTATCATTATTTTTTTCGTGCAAAAACAAAAATGATGAAAATCCAATTGCACAAAAAGAACCTATTGCCGAAGCAACCCAAAAAACCTTCGACAGTACCGCAATCAATACTTTTTTCAAAAATTATTCGCTACTAAAAAAATACGAGAAGGACGTTAAGAAATTATACCAAAAACATCAATACCACTATGTTTGGTATGACGATAACAACATTAATGAATTTGCCTATCTTTTGTATGACAAAATAAACAACATAGACGAGGAAGGCCTAAAAATTAGTATCCCCTATAAAGAAAAGCTAAATGAAATTAGAAACAACTTAGAAAAAGACACAAATCCAAATACCGAAATAGAGCTTTTCCATTCGGCCATGTACTTTTTTTATGCACAAAATGTTTATCACGGATTAGATTCTGAAAAATCGACCGAAACAGGTTGGCATATACCAAGAAAAAAACTTTCTTACGTTAGCTATTTGGATTCCCTTTTGACCAATCCTACACTCATTAACAAAGAAGAAAAAAACTTATTGGACAATATTTTCTACTTAAAAAAGCATTGCAAAAATACCGTCAAATTGAAAAAAAGGAGGTTGGAACAGCATTACAATAGATACAGCAGTTAGCAACTACAAAATTGGAGATAGCGCCAAAACCATTGCCGAAATAAGAAGCCGTTTATACCTATCTGAAGATCTTAAATCAAATTCTAAAAGTGCGATTTACGACGAAGAATTAGCCCAAGGCGTTTTGCATTACAAACAAAGACATGGCATGCTTTCAGGAAGCACCATCACAAAGGCATTTATTCAAGATTTAAATATACCTATTAGCGAACGAATTAAAACCATAATTGTCAACATGGAACGCTGTCGATGGGTTTCTAGTGACATACCAAAATCTAAAGAATTAATCGCTATCAATATTCCATCATTTCAACTTTCGTATTTCAAAAACCAAGAAGTGGTTCTACGTTCAAAAGTAGTGGTGGGTAAAACCATGAATAAAACGATCATCTTTAGTGCTCCAATGAAATACATTGTTTTTAGCCCTTACTGGAATGTTCCAAATAGCATTTTAAAAAATGAAATTCTACCAGGAATAGCCAAAAATCCAAATTACTTAGCCGAACACGACATGGAATGGAAAGGCAATAGTGTTAGACAAAGACCAGGACCTAAGAACTCATTAGGTCTAATTAAATTCTTATTCCCTAATTCTAATGATATCTATCTTCATGACACTCCCTCGAAAAGTTTATTTGAAACAGAGAGCCGAGCCTTTAGTCATGGTTGTATTCGAGTAGCAAAACCAAAGGAATTAGCAATGGAAATCCTTAAAGACGACCCAAAATGGACTGCTGAAAAAATTGAAGAAGCCATGCATAACGGTAAAGAAACTTGGCATACACTTACCAACAAAATCCCAGTGTACATTGGTTATTTTACTGCATCGGTAGATAACGACGGAACCATTCACTTTTATAATGACATCTACAAAAGAGATGATTTATTAGCGCATTTATTATTTAATCAATAAAGCAACAATTTGCAATAAAAAAAGGCAGTTACAAATTTGTGTAACTGCCTTTTTTGTATGCTTTACTTATGGCACATTAATGTTCTTTTTGTTTTTCAAAAGTAGTTTTCAATGCTTTTTTCACTTTTTCTAGTGCTCCTCTAAAAGCTTTTTCATTTGTATCATCATGTTCCGTTACAGCTAAAGGAGCTAATTTAGCCGGACGTACCTCAATCAAGCAACGCTTATCTTTGATGCCCATTTTTGCACTATTTTCTTGTCCAAAATGTACTTCAACGCGAGTTATTTTTTCTTCAAAACGAGCTAATGCCGTTTCTATTTCAGTAGCAAAATAAGCTTCTGCTCTTTGGTGTCCCTCAATATGTTTGTCGGTATTAAATTGAATTTTCATGGTTTGATCGATTAAATATTATTCCTCTAATTTAATAAACCACACAATAAAAAACGAATGTATTAGTAAAAATTTGTGACAAACATTGAAAAAAACTAGGGCTAGTTTGCATTCAACAATGGAGTAACTCCCATATTAAACAAAGTAAAAGCCTGAATATCTACGTTTTCCTGAATCGTTGCCGCCAATGATTTTCCAGCACCATGACCCGCTTTTACATCAATACGGATTAAAGCTGGATTATCCCCTGTTTGTTTCGCTTGCAATTCGGCTGCAAATTTAAAACTATGCGCTGGAACCACTCTATCGTCATGATCACCTGTTGTAATCATTGTGGCTGGATATTGCACTCCTTTCTTGATATTATGCAAAGGCGAGTAAGCTTTAAGATACTCAAACATTGCTTTGTTATCCTGCGCTGTTCCGTAATCGTAAGCCCAACCAGCACCAGCGGTAAAAGTATGGTAACGCAACAAATCCAAAACCCCAACTGCAGGCAAAGCTACCTTAGCCAAATCAGGACGTTGTGTCATTACTGCACCTACTAACAAACCACCATTAGAACCGCCACGAATGGCTAAGAAGTTCGAAGAAGTATATTTTTTAGCTATCAAATATTCACCGGCAGCAATGAAATCATCAAAAACATTTTGCTTTTGCATTTTTGTACCCGCATCATGCCATTCTTTACCATACTCGCCACCTCCACGCAAATTAGCAACAGCATACACACCTCCATTTTCCATCCATACCGCATTAGAAACACTAAAATTAGGTGTCAAACTAATATTGAATCCACCGTAACCGTATAAAATAGTTGGATTTTTACCGTTTAATTCCAATCCTTTTTTGTGGGTTATAATCATAGGAACTTTGGTTCCATCTTTAGAGGTATAAAAAACTTGCTTCGACTCATAGTCTTCAGAACTAAATTGACATTTGGATTTTTGATATACATTTGACAATCCTGAATTGGGATTAAAAGCATAAATGGTCGCAGGGGTAACATAATTTGTAAAGGTAAAATAGACGATTTTATCTTTTTGTTTTCCGCTAAAACCATCTGCGGTACCTACACCTGGAAGCTGCACTTCACGAATCAATTTTCCAGAATAATCATACTGTTTTACTAATGAAACCGCATCTTTCATATAATTAGCAAAAATAAATCCGCTACAAGTACTTGGTTCTAAAACATTCGTACTTTCTGGAATTAAATTTTGCCAATTGGCAACCGATGGTTTGCTTACATCGATAACAATAATTCTTTTATTTGGCGCCAGATAATCGGTTAC from Flavobacterium nitratireducens includes:
- a CDS encoding LysE family transporter, with the protein product MNIIVSLLSGFISAFIGIIPPGLLNMTAAKVNMKDGRRHAFWFVSGAVVVIFLQVYLAVLFAQIINSRPDIVLLLREVGFVVFTALTVYFFWLAKTPKLKKPKLKKHSTKKRFFLGMFLSALNFFPIPYYVFISVSLSSYALFSFDLTSILIFVSGAVIGSFLVFYLYILFFKKLKLRLIIFFVI
- a CDS encoding prolyl oligopeptidase family serine peptidase → MKKYNMKLKLVFIMMITKGAFSFGQKSIVYPETRSDKTIDTYFGTQVNDPYRWLEDDRSEETAAWVVAQNKVTNAFLEQIPFRNQLKARMEQLWNYEKTGAPFTEGNFTYYFKNNGLQNQSVLYRKDANGNESLFLDPNTFSKDGTTSLGEISFSKDGSKLAYSISEGEVIGEKVIIMDALSGKVIEDTLVDVKFTSLSWQGNKGFYYSSYDKPKGSELSAKTDQHKLYFHKLGTSQKEDKVIFGESQKRRYVGGTVTQDDRYLIISAANSTYGNELYVKDLSQPNNPIVSIVSDFKNDYNILVNEGSKLFVVTDYLAPNKRIIVIDVSKPSVANWQNLIPESTNVLEPSTCSGFIFANYMKDAVSLVKQYDYSGKLIREVQLPGVGTADGFSGKQKDKIVYFTFTNYVTPATIYAFNPNSGLSNVYQKSKCQFSSEDYESKQVFYTSKDGTKVPMIITHKKGLELNGKNPTILYGYGGFNISLTPNFSVSNAVWMENGGVYAVANLRGGGEYGKEWHDAGTKMQKQNVFDDFIAAGEYLIAKKYTSSNFLAIRGGSNGGLLVGAVMTQRPDLAKVALPAVGVLDLLRYHTFTAGAGWAYDYGTAQDNKAMFEYLKAYSPLHNIKKGVQYPATMITTGDHDDRVVPAHSFKFAAELQAKQTGDNPALIRIDVKAGHGAGKSLAATIQENVDIQAFTLFNMGVTPLLNAN
- a CDS encoding ammonium transporter, producing the protein MKIEKRWIISFVVISIVCISGLFWQVPLEPEAVHSQFGTIEQIVPADVAWMLTSCCLVLIMTPGLAFFYGGMVGKKNVISTMLQSFICMGVVTLIWVVVGFSLAFGEPLGIHIGDGFYSFVGDPTTFVFLDYVGVLPHKLIASTVPFMLFSLFQMKFAIIAPAIITGSFAERVRFISYLLFICLFSIFIYSPLCHAVWYPTGILGSFFGVKDFAGGTVVHMSAGFAALAGVLVLGKRKNSNHVPTNIPFVLLGTGMLWFGWIGFNAGSSMEANGVAAMAFGTTTTASAAAMLTWIFFDRINGRKVSALGACIGAVVGLVSITPAAGYVSVPESMFFGFIAALVSNKIVYSKYLKGIDDTLDVFACHGVGGIMGMILTAIFAHGEDASLLHGGWGVFSHHMTALLLVSIYTFFGAYLLFKITDKIIPMRVSEEAEIMGLDLSQHDETLFPIECAE
- the trmB gene encoding tRNA (guanosine(46)-N7)-methyltransferase TrmB; translated protein: MGSKNKLKRFKENETFNNVFQPTREEVVGDLFSLKGKWNTDFFKNDNPIVLELGCGKGEYSVGLAERYPNKNFIGIDIKGARFWRGAKTAVETGLRNVAFVRTQIELINHIFAENEVDEIWITFPDPQIKYKRTKHRMTNSQFLQLYKKILKKDGVVNLKTDSEFMHGYTLGLLHGEGHEVLYANHNVYVNEGSPEEVTAFQTFYEKQYLEINKAITYIRFKIKD
- a CDS encoding L,D-transpeptidase family protein, translating into MLSGSTITKAFIQDLNIPISERIKTIIVNMERCRWVSSDIPKSKELIAINIPSFQLSYFKNQEVVLRSKVVVGKTMNKTIIFSAPMKYIVFSPYWNVPNSILKNEILPGIAKNPNYLAEHDMEWKGNSVRQRPGPKNSLGLIKFLFPNSNDIYLHDTPSKSLFETESRAFSHGCIRVAKPKELAMEILKDDPKWTAEKIEEAMHNGKETWHTLTNKIPVYIGYFTASVDNDGTIHFYNDIYKRDDLLAHLLFNQ
- a CDS encoding HPF/RaiA family ribosome-associated protein, with translation MKIQFNTDKHIEGHQRAEAYFATEIETALARFEEKITRVEVHFGQENSAKMGIKDKRCLIEVRPAKLAPLAVTEHDDTNEKAFRGALEKVKKALKTTFEKQKEH